gggcctaagaaTGAGAGAAGTCTTGTGCTTGTTTATGATGAGCATTAAATAGCTACCGTTTCTCGTATACGCCTTGCTGATGGTCACCGTATTAAGTTTAATGAAGACAAGACAGAAACGTAGCCCACGTGACAATACGTTCTTTTCTGTCTATCAAGATTGAAGACAACGTCATCTTGTTCAAGTTTGATACAGTTGGTATTCCTTTCTTAGCTTtcaatttgttgaaatttgcATCAagttttcgtgaaaaatgattcTTCAATTTAGAAATGTTAGAATCAAGCGTAGAGATTAAAATCCAACGGTGATGGAGTGGTTCGAAGAAAAGCTCGAGCCTTCTCATCACaagcagcccaagctcggtatacgatttatagccTTTGTATGTAGTAGATAAAATCtgagcgggagatctgtatgggcgTTTACAATGGCGAGCAGATAGGCGAGCTATTGTAAACGTCCATACAGATCGGACACGAATGCTGGGATTGGTTTGCaccctcatgaattattaatgaattttacaagggaaaattaactttgagcttataaatgctaaaataagctgtaaatgtagaaataaacttcacttacctctacatacagttgtcctcgtctgttatgtgcaatcggagggcaaacttgtgtccgttttagacgggtttgtggctttcgaatttttacgatgccgttagttgtcatttcccctcataaagggaagaaaggctggtgactcgcggcgatctcgtctcacaaattgctctcgtatcacaaagcaacggtccgaatcgccataaacacaccacagccttaaggccagataaatttcctatcacatcaactcaaCTGCGTTTGTGGCgaataaattccaaataatgttcaaCTTTCTATAATTTTCCCATGCGttcagctagatgtgtggctacggccgtcatagcttgatggcgatcgtattacattctgcactctcattggccatgtgtttcaaattgtccaatgagagtgcagaatgtaatacgatcgccATCAAACTAAAACTGtcgtagccacacatctagctgaacgcttgggaagattatagaaagccgaacattattttgaatttattcGCCACAAAACGCAGTGTggtgatgtgataggaaatttatctggccttaaggctgtggtgtttttatggcgactgggaccgttgctttgtgatacgagagcaatttgtgggacgagatcggcgcgagtcaccagcctttcttctctttatgaggggtaATGACAACTAAGAGGGTCTGGATGGGGGgtgaggagggggtgggggtACAAATGTCAGTTAAAATATTGCCATTTGTCAGTTGTCAGTTAATTGGCTGTTAATAATCAATTAAGTAATTTAGCTATTTCTTTTTTATCCAAAATTTAGCTCAAAAGGCATATTAAATGTAAATTGTATCACTAATTCAAAAATTGCTACACtaataaccttttttttttcaaatttggagTTGAATTCATTACAAGCGGCTTTCCCCGGACTGTCCTTTGCCTCACGGGACGATATTTCTCTACCAATTCTTTCATAGCAGTTTCAGTGTCGGGACTGATTTCTTCCGACAGCAGCGGTTGCATAAAGTTGATATTGGCAAACTCCATACTGGTCTGTGGGACGGGGTAGTACGACTTATCATGGGTAAAATGCTTGGCCCCCCATTTTGTTATTCTCTTTAAAGACTCCTTTGTAATAGTTCCAAAATCTTGAGAATATTGCAATACGGTGAAGATCTCATGCTTGAAATGGGAAACTGCGTGAAGATTCTCAACAACTGTTGTCAGAGTAATGTGCACAACTCAACGTCGTCGAGAAAATCCTTGTTAATTGTGGTTATGCTGTCGTGCAGCCGGCGCATGGAACAAATACACAAGCACTAAGAATACATACTGTTCATTTAGCTTCCTGAGTCATCCAGCATACTTGGAAGCTGCAGCTTCAACTGGTCGTCCGTTGTGATGGCGAAGTTATCACTTTTCCCGCCCGGTTTCGGTGCCATCCGATAAAGCTTTATATCGAAATCTCCACTTGAGGCCGTATTTAATTGTTAGTTCCTTCAGACCAAGGAATTGAATAAAGTGCTTTTTGAGAGCATGTACTGTATTTAAGTCATTTTTCGGAATACGGCCTCTATGTCTTTCGAATGCCGTATCCGAATTAACGCGGTAAAAGCTTACAATCGCTTTAATATCGCCAGTATTGGCAGCCATCATGTAAGCTGGCGCGTGCTCGGGACTGGTCAGCGTGAGTTTGTAAATTCGAGATCATAGGTGAAATGAGCCTGATGTACACGGTTCATACAGTAAATTATTAACGAAATATGACACTCGAGCGTCCTGCTGCTAGGATTTAATATAAAACGTGCATTTGTTTGACGAAAAGAGTAAAACATTGTTATTTACAACGGGTTTTGAAGGATATTTAGGGCAATAAGATCTTTTGTCAGTTGTCAGTAAAACCCTCTGCAAATGTCAGTTGTCAGTTAAAATTTTGGCCATTTGTCAGTTGCCAGTTAACCACATCCAGACCCTCAACTAAcggcatcgtaaaaattcgaaaggcacaaacccgtctaaaacggacgcaagtttgccctccgattgcaccgaaaagacgaggacaactgtacgtagaggtacgTGAagtacagcttattttagcatttataagctcaaagttaattttcccactataaaatctataaatcgtatactgagcttgggctacctgtgttCTCATAAGTTGAGAGGAGGAGGTCTCTTGAAATTCTTGTGTACTGAGTTTAAAATTAAGAGCTTAGAGTAAATATGTAAAAGCTTGCATTTGTGAAGAAAGTTAATCTCGAATGATACCTTGTTGAAGCGGGTGAGATTCTGATACTTCCTGAATGCTTTCAACGTTTCTTGGCCATACCGCAAATAGAAAAGAACGTATTGTCACGTGGGCTACGTTTCTGTCTACCTCCAAGAAAGGTCAACTTACCAAATGGCATTAAATCCAAAGTCAGGCCCTTCGCTGATGATACTATCATGTACCTTGCTATCAACAACAGCAAAGACTGTCAGCAGCTTCAGCATGACTTAACACTTCTTCAGAAGTGGGGAGAGGAATGGCTCATGCAATTTAATGCCTCAAAGTTTGAAGTACTCCGCGTCTCGCGTGTACGCTCCGAATGAGGTTGgcttggatgggggaccgctgcgaagtccccgtgacggttatagctaattcgttttcttttaaaacttgatttcatttttttctttttttctttctacgtcaaaacggctgaacaaactggttcccaagaaatattggagtattcgttctatgcaaaataattttcacagtggaacacacaagtacgaagcaagataaagaaataacgtagaaaattctacTTACCTTTAAAggttgcctttctcaaagaaaaagcatctgtccactttatcgaataccctaatactgtgtcaatcatggcgggcggaaagattccacacTAAATGTTTGCTTCCATCTAGACGATGGTGTGTCACTGTGGCTGAGTGGTCGGTCTAACGCGCTCGCAGATAATCGTGAAGGCTGAAGGGTGTAAAAGTAAATTCACCCCAtcggagcttaattcaatatccgtggggtatgcacatttgtgactgccgaccaaaaaaaaagacagcagACCGGCAAAACTCATGaattgagcaaaaaaaaaaaaaaaaatgcaatatctCAATGCCTTGCTTCTACAATTTTTTAACGTTAAGACAAAACTCCTTGCTAGCTTGTTCTTCATAGCGCATGCTATAATGCACATGACGTTgccattaaaataaaaaataaaaaaataaaaaaaaactccagAATATCATCAGAGAAAATTATAGGGAGTCCCACTTTTGGGGTTATCGCATCCctcacaaaaaaagaaaatccctGCTAATGATCATCAGGAGAGTTAAGGTTCACATTATAACCAGGCGCCAGTTGATCAAAAGGTCAATAACGCTATTCACCAGATAAATCACAATCCATTGAATTAGATAGCggaattggtttcgctatgacttatcaaCTGGATACTGATTTATCCGGCGGGGCCTGGTAGACAATCAGACATAGTTGATGCTAAAtggataaaggggtttagtttctaTGGAAACTCTGTGGTGCTGTGTAGGTGTGGaagtgaaacacagaaatgggtttatcaattgagttgatatggtaaataggccatttccgagttcatgtctgcttcctctgAAGAgaaggtagacatgaactcagaaatggcctattagccaatatcaaaaataacataaatatatatattctttctttgtccctccaaaatgtTGCGTAAGCATTGTtaccagtttctcttgggaccatttatattaagtcccaagagaaataaaaacaatgcttaatatgcaaaaatttggagggacaaacaaagagtattatggtattcttGACGTTGGCTAATTGACTGCAGTATGGAAATTTAAAGGCTTATGTTTCAAGCAtcagcccttcatcagagcctTGGTTTTCACAAAAATATGTAGTGTCTGTACCCCTATCATTGTCTTTCTGAATGTTACCCTACTTCATCACACAAAGGTATATATTTTAACAGTTGTCACCTTTTAAGTATCTATAAATAAGACTGCTGCTACTAATAGATgtcaaatcatgataatgtaaaattttgcaacaaaaatGTTAATGCAgaagagaagaattatattaaagcacaaaagtattgtacaatgaagaggagaatcgcgttttattggctgaGTGTGtttgttaccatgacaacacttatattctcacatgtgaaagataaaaatgatatgttcactgcgcacggtgaagatatgattttttagtaaaaggagaaatcctggtatttcatcagtatctatctaataaatgaaaatatattATGATTTGTTGCCAAATGTAGTGTCTGTGCCCCCAATATGCTTAAATTACCTTTCCTGGCAACATCATTTATAGTTAAATGCTGGAGCAAAATGTAAATCAGCAAGAAACTAGGATTTCCTCTGATTAGATTGCCTCAACAACATTTTATACTGCTAATGAAAGCTAGTTAATGTATGAAGTTTACAGGCTGGTTTATCAAAGGAAACTTTTTGCTTAGCTTGATACCTAACAGCTTCAATGATCTCTTCAAATAGAAATAAGGCAGTTTGTGCAAAGATATTTCAGACCATTATACCCAAAGCATAAAGCTACCTATAGATTACTTTTATTTCGGTATCCTGGAACATGACTTCTAAAAGGAACACCTGATTGTGAAACAGCCGATCCATTTCTCTGCGTAATAATACAAGtaacacattttttttcattcagaGTGTTTTCAGGGAAAATGTTTTGTTAAAGACCCATGGACAGATAGTTAGGGCAAGAGTAAAGTCTAATTGTTGTGAAAAATGTAGGCAAAGAAAAGCACATAAAATTTCATGTAGTTTGAAATTTTCTTCCCCCGACTAAACTGTTTTCATGGATCTTGAAGGATAACCAAGTTAATAAACTATTCTGTACAGGATGACATCTTGAACCTTTTTTCATGGCATTGTGGTGTTTCAGTCATTCTTCTCTTCTCCAGTAACATCAATTCCTTCAGCTAGTATTGCATTGGAGAAATCCCATAATACCTCAGTCtaagaattttgttttgttgcagTCCTGATGAGACCAGGATCTGAACTCTCCAAAGGGTTTGGAATATCGGGATCTGTAATTACAGTTCTTGTAACCGGTTGAAACCAAATTTGCAAAGCCTGGTCACTGGTAAAACTGCCCTCTAATGCACGAATGATGTCTTTAGTGACCTGACATGTAGCTTTATGCACTTTGGCAATGAAGTGATTGTCTTCATCTGAATTTTCACCATCAGGTTCAGAGTCTAAAGGGTATGATAGGGCATTTTGTTTCTCGTTAAAATACGATGAGAGGAATCTCTTTTGCAATGCAACTAGAAGCTTTTGGAAGATGCATAAGAGACGAGTTGGCAGTTGCTCTCTGGTCCAAAACCTTTTTTCTGGATATTGCTCAGATTCATTAAGAAACAGAGTTTTCATGACATAAGTTTTCAAAATGGTCTCTCCAAGCTGGTCAATTGGCATGAGAAGGTCGCGGATTATCTTAAGAAGGCGGTAACAAACGTTACTAAAATCATTCTCCTTGAACCAAAAAtgcataattttgttttcaaggcTGGTGAAAGTCACTCTCCATGTGTCGTCCAGCATCCTTGTGTAGAACAGAAGGTGATTGGCTTCATCACACAGCTTGGATATGATTATTGGATGCTTGCTGTGCAAACGCTGCTCAAGATTGCAAAATTGCGGCAATCCTTCAACTAGGACCATATAGGTCATGTCGACAGATATGTTTAAATTAGGGTAATGCACTCCTTTCCAGTTGAGCAACAGTGTTGAAGCTGGTCCTGAGAATTTGACACTTGCGAGgaatgtttggtcaccaaatgTCACTCTGATTGACTTCTGTGATGTTGCAAATGATAGTCCCTCTGGTAAAACCAATGTTGCTAGGCAACTGCGTATTGCGTTTCGGTAATCACTTTCAAGGGTTGCTTGCAGTACTCCTTGTAGACTTGTCGAGTTGTCATCCATTTCACTTACACTGATAGGTAACCAATCCAGCGTCTTGTAGTCGATCTCTAACGAGACCAATTGTGGATATTCTGGATCAGGAAAAGGCTTACAACTGCAAATGTTTGGTTGGGAGAATTTGGTCAAAACCAAAATGTAATCAAATTCGTCTGGCGCAGTTATTTTGCTGCTGTGATAAAAACTTCCACATTGAACAACAGTATTCGAAAGGATGGGATTCAATTCAGCTATTTTCTGCGATATAAACTCAACAATTGTCTCTACTTTGGATTTTAAAAGTTGCACCTCCTCGTTTTCATAGTCAACACTGTGTAGTTTATCCAGCTTCATGAGCGTCTCTTCAATCACAACATTGGAAGCCATGTTATCATATACTCTAACCCCTTGATAGTCAAGTGAATGAGTAGCCTTTGCTTTGATAATGTCAAGTAATCTCAGACAAGCTTGGTTGTTGATAACTGCGGTAAAGCTTCCAATCAGTTAAGGCTTTATAGCTCAAGCCGGAAACTAGTGAAGAATTTTACAACGCAGTTTCTCCCAAAAGTCAACGGTGATTTCAATCCAGTGTCCCAGTTTGCTTCCAGTGTTGAAGATATTAAGACAAACGTCTACATTGTTACCacattttgcgaaaacaaacaCATGTAAACATGGCGTCCAGCGCTCACGTGACATCAAAACTTCTAGTTCTCAGGGTCCCATCCGAGGACAAGTATTCACTTCCCAGGTTCGAAAGGGGCATTGGACGATTGGACGCTGTTGAAGTTGGTCAAGTTTTCTGTTGTGGTTTTTAATCAATCACTTGGTTATGGAATGGGGAATTATGCCTGAAACAGAGACGAATTTGGCCAGAGTCCGGGTAAGTGGATCTTTATCTTGAGTCGATTGGTCACACATTCCTACAGAGTAACGCAAACTTCTGCAAGCCGAAGTTTTGATTACCTTGAATTTTTCATTCAGCTTCAAACGTCTATATTCTGTTATTGTGAGTTTAAATTCGTTCCTTTGTGTTTTCGCATCTTCTCGATCTCGCAAACCATTAGAATGGCTCATAATTAGTTTGTTTCCCGTAGAGTCATGTAGCAGCTCCCGTAACGTATAACGTGATTGGTTCGCTacccaagccaaaaacaaaaggctaAACAATTgcaacaatgacttagacttaaaaacaatagaagctgcttacaataccaaacaatagtaGGTTACAAGAGCTGCTAGTACTGTTCCCGTAGGACCGTTTAGGTCCAACagaaccataggcagcccaagctcgcgtcactacagacagcggttgagaatttaaacgcgttatataAAGACTTTgtattataatataataattataaggaAAGATGAACTTTCACTGGATCATCTTTGTTACGAGACCAACGGCTTGATGTGTTCTTTGAAGAGATATTCAAGATCCATTTCTGCAAAGTGTTCTTCAAGTTCCTTGGATGATTTGCATTCTACCTCGTGGAAGTGACAAATCCTGTTAATGTTCCCAACCCATGACAGCAAGTGAAACAGACAACAATTTGTGGGGTAATGGGGTAGGAGATGAAGCACTCCATTAGCAGGTCGTGAAAAGGCAGGATAACTAAGTTGCCCGGCAAAGAGAGGTCGCGATCCTCTCGAAGGGGTTACAATCCCCAAGGCAACAATACTCTCTAGAGGGTTACAATCCGTCACATGATAGGTCCTTATCCTATCTAGGGTTGCGCCCCTTGGTTTCTATGGTAACCGTGCTCGATCAGAAGGCACGCAACCCTAGTACGGTGAGTCTATGGGGCAAAGGGTGACCCGCATGGGAACACTTCATCCCCACCCAGATTTTATTTGACATGATTAACTAGGTAATTATTTTTACCGGCGGGATTTAACCCTTGACATTGGAGAAAAGTGTCATTGACATGCCAACAGGCATGAGTCCatattaaaataattcattAACTATAACGAAACTATAACGGATATTTGCTAATCAACTTTTAATAACGGTATGGAAGGCTTGGTAAGCCGCGGCTAATTTACAACTAACTAATTGTCCATGACGTGACTTGGGATATGCGATTGAGGCAGCTAGGAGGAAAGGAGGGAGGGACGGGAGGGAAATTTCAGTGCAGATGCTTGAACTGAAGTGTTTTGGTTTGAAACCAAACAGAAATGACGCAGTACCGAAGTTCAGGGACTTTGATATGCTAGTCCTTAAGCACGTGGCGCCTAGAATGTGATTGGATAATAATGTGCATGGTGTGATGTTCGCGTGAGTCAAGCTCGCTCTGTAACGAGAGAACGC
The sequence above is a segment of the Montipora foliosa isolate CH-2021 chromosome 2, ASM3666993v2, whole genome shotgun sequence genome. Coding sequences within it:
- the LOC137990987 gene encoding cyclic GMP-AMP synthase-like receptor, coding for MASNVVIEETLMKLDKLHSVDYENEEVQLLKSKVETIVEFISQKIAELNPILSNTVVQCGSFYHSSKITAPDEFDYILVLTKFSQPNICSCKPFPDPEYPQLVSLEIDYKTLDWLPISVSEMDDNSTSLQGVLQATLESDYRNAIRSCLATLVLPEGLSFATSQKSIRVTFGDQTFLASVKFSGPASTLLLNWKGVHYPNLNISVDMTYMVLVEGLPQFCNLEQRLHSKHPIIISKLCDEANHLLFYTRMLDDTWRVTFTSLENKIMHFWFKENDFSNVCYRLLKIIRDLLMPIDQLGETILKTYVMKTLFLNESEQYPEKRFWTREQLPTRLLCIFQKLLVALQKRFLSSYFNEKQNALSYPLDSEPDGENSDEDNHFIAKVHKATCQVTKDIIRALEGSFTSDQALQIWFQPVTRTVITDPDIPNPLESSDPGLIRTATKQNS